The DNA sequence AGGGACTTAACTTTTCTGTAGTGGTTTTGTTTTGGATGAACAGTTAAAGCAGAAATCACTGGAGCTTCAAATTGCTGATTTGAAGACTAAGCAGCATGAAGAGAAATTACTCCAGGAAGAGTCCCAGATGAAATTATATGCTGAACAGGTGTCACAGTTACTATCAACTGAAAAGAATTTGCGCTTACAGTTGACGGCTGATGGGGAGAAATTCCAACAGTTTCAGGTTATGTTCTTTTGTCTTACGCATTGCTTTTACCCATTATTATGAAACTTTGTCACCAGAACTGGATGAGTTATTGCTTGGTTAGAGGCTTTCAATGTTTCTCTGCAGAATTCTCAGAGTACAAAACTATGTTGGTCCATTTGCCCTGTAGGCTCTAGGCATGTTAGTTATGGGGTATGTTAGTAGGTTGAGTCTCACGTGTATACACTTATAGACATTTGGTTGTTGCACACATAATATGTTATGCAATATtatgaaacaaagaaaagacCTTACCTTGGTTTTTGATGGATATATTATTAACTTGTGCATTTCATGACATGATACAATTAGTGTCTTTAATTTACTTGGAATTATAAGTCCAAGTAGTTAACAGGTGAGATGTAGGCAAAAATGTGGTAACTTTCAAGTCTCCTTGGACTGTTTAAATCATTAAATGTGCTTAGACTTTGGGTTTTCTTCCAATGTATGCGTTCATTAGACACTTTTGAAGAAAGGCATCCTGCTCTTGTGTGCTCAATTTGGAAATCTTGAGCACTCTTCTTTCAAAATGGATCCTTAAGATACATGGCAGAGCACCTTACGAGTGCTGAATGTTTGTGTTATCAGCGTACAAATCTACCTGGTCTTAACTGATAAATATTTATCGTGCAGGACGCATTGTTGAAAAGCAATGAAGTTTTTGAGACATTTAAACAGGAGATTGAAAAGGTGacatattcattcaaattacATTTCGTTTAGACACACTTTCACTGCTTTCTCCTGTGCAGCATAACTTGCGTTATATAGTCGTCTTCAACTAAACTACCTTTCTGTTTGTTACATGTGCAAAACCTTAGATGGCAAAGTCCATCAAGGAACTCAAGAAGGAAAACTTATTCTTGAAGAGCAAATGTGAGAAAACAGATGTCACTCTTATAGAACTTGTAGACGAGGTATAGTTTGCTTGCACTTTGTTTTTCTTACTCTTATAGAACTTGTAGACGAGGTATAGTTTGCTTgcactttgtttttctttctttgcatTAGTCATCAATCAACAGTAAACATCAAACCGTTCTGATGCTTTATTAAGAAACAGTGCAGATGAGGTATAACACTGATTTTCTGTTGGTCTGAGCAGCGTGAACGGTTGAAGAAACAGTTGGTGAAAACAAAGAACCAGAAAGAAATGCTTGAATCATTGTGCAGGTCACTTCAAGCAGAAAGGAAACAGAACTCCACTGGGAGCAACAACTCCGATTCTGTTCCATCTTGAACACCGCTCTACTCAACTGTGTAACTTAAGAACTGATTTTGATGACCACCATTACAAATGTTACCCCGTGTACTATTTTTTGCTATGACTTGTTTTTCAAGAAACGGGAAGAAGAGACGTGTGATATTGCGATGAGTGTAATTCATACTCGTTTATTTTgcaatatttgtattattttgctTCACTAGATTGTATCCTCTCAATGTTTAACTCGCAAAATCgagatttgtttttgttcattTACTCCCCGTTTATTTCAGAAGATTCGTGCTTTTACTTTGTTTTCGTATTTGTACTTTTCGGTTGTAACTCTTTCCGTATGCATTTTCTTGCACGGTAGAAGCTCTCCATATCCTACCCTTGCTGGATGGATGTTATTATCGTCCATGATCCATAAACATGATTAACAAATAATTTGAATTCGTGGTAAACCATCCGGCAAATTTTAGTTTATGGCATGTTAGGGACTTCTTGATGGTCAAAAGTGCTTTCATACAACCATAAGTGCTTGCAGTTCTGTTTGGCAGAAAAGTTTAGAAGTACTAATGCGTAGCAGAAGGCTTTTCAAAGACGGTTTCTCTCCATAAGACACGTTCAAGTgcttttttaaattaaacactAACCGAAAGGGTAGGATTTAGAGACTGCATGATTCCACTGTCACTCATGCTATAAGCTATAGAATGTTCACGGACAGGATTGGGACAATTAAGTAATGCAGTCCTAAGAGTATGGATGAACCGAGAACATTGTCGCATTGTATTACTACTCTACgtgttataaattataatatagTTTGACGATTtaattgatatttttcaatttaaccCCCGACACCAAATCattgtataaaaatatgatcatGTCCGTTGCACATCTGTCGGAGAATGATCAGGAAAAACCGTTTCTTGTTTCACTCTCTGAGCAAATAAACAATGAACCCTATGGCCGTGGCGACAACCCAATGCCAAAAGATGGAAGACCAAAAGCCACAACAAGGCAATAACAATGTCGTCAATGGGCGTTTGCTGGAGACCAAGGGAGCAAATATTCCACTGTGGCTCCTGAAAACTCCCCCGCGCGTCTCTCGCTGTCTGAAACCTGATTTCTCAGACGCCGCCGCCGCCTCCGCTTCTGATCAGCAGCAGTCTTCTCCCCCTGTGGCCAAGGTGGTTTTCTGTTTGGACCCTATCACCAAGACAACAGAggtactttcttcttcttcttcttcttctttatatatatatatatatatatatatatatatacacacatgttCTTCACTCATTCACATTGAATTGTCATCGTTTTTGCGTTTTGGGTTTTGAGTTCTTCCTTTTTTGTGCATGCATTGTCGTTTCGGGCCGTgacctttgtttttcttttgcattCTGTTGTTTCTTAACATTTTTCCTTTGATCGTGTGGATTTCTCTGTTTTTGATTGTCAGATGTGGGTTCAATAGGTTTAAGCTATTCTATGCACGCTAGTTTGAAGTCCCTGCCCGCAATTTAGATTAGTTTTAAAGTAGGACATTGAAAATTGTGCTACTTAATTTTGCGCAGTTTTTGGTTAAGTTCTTAATGTTTATAATGCCACTAATCTTCGCATATACATCCTTGTTTGTTGCCTTCCTTGCAGATGTTCTTCCTCTATGCACTAATGCACACAAGTTCGAATTCCCCTCCCCCACattttagattagtttaaagtagaatatcgAAAATTTTCCGCTTAATTTTGTGAAGTTTTGGGTTATAGTCTTCATGTTTATAATGCCACTCATCTGTGCATACATGCATCCTTGTTTTGCTGCCCTTCCTCGTTCACCAAGTTGTTTAAATGACTCTCAGTTCACCATGGAACTGGCGGCCACGGAATCTGAAAATGTACCCGAGTGTTACGCTTTGGATATGACTAGAAACTTGATGCCAATGTCTGTATTTGCTGAGTCATCACAAGGTAAGCATTCCCTCTTTCCCCCGTGGCTTTTTTGATACTGAAATGCAATCGGCTTGATGTTATGATGCCGCTGTTCATGTTGGATATCCACTTTGATTTGACATTGTTCTGCTGAGAGATACATTGCAGAGTTTTCGGctcgttgttttttttttttttttttctgactgCTAACATGGTAAATGGTACTTCCAACAGATTGTTGCTGCGTAAACTGGTTTTGTGTTGGGAGGGAAAGCAAGTTTTTGGGCcattaagaaatgaaaatacCCGAGTTTATGGTTCGGGTTCTTAAATTCGAATGTATTCATCCTCAAAGAACAGTTTAATATCACGTATTTACAgaactttttcttcttcgttTGAAGTATGCAAGTTATTCCATTGGAAATACATGCTTTGAGGGATTAATACTCAAATCAGAAACAATGTGTTAAAAATTGTGAAGATTATATTTCCTTCGGCACAGCCACAAGCACTTCTTAACTTAGCTGTCAGTGTGGTGATCTTAACTGAGTGTCGAAATTATATATCATCGTAGGGACTTTATCCGTGGAGGGCTTCATATTGGACAAACTTGACATGAAACCCCATAACGAGAACCTTGAGAACTATGGGAAACTTTGCCGCGAACGGACCAAAAAATCTATGAAGAGTAGAAAGATCCAGGTACCCCGAACTACTTCATATATTTTTTCTCATGCTCTATTTGGGTTATCTAATACTCTATTCCAGTAATATATCCACTAATTTGTCcgtttttcaaatttcaggTGATGAACAATGACAATGGGGCTCATATGAGACCCAGGCCTGGGATGATGATCGGTTTTGTGTCTCCTGGACCCAGCGTGCGTATAGCTACCCTCCTTTTCTGCACTATTTTCTCGAGTGAGATTAGTCCTTGCTTCCCTTAATGCACTCACATCATTCCGCTCCGCATTTGTATGTCAGAATATAAGTTCACCATTGACTATCCACCATTGTGTTAAGCATAAGTAGAACCTGTCTTTCATataggagaaaaagaaaatgccaACGAAGGGGTCAGACATGAAAAGAACAAGGAAGGACCGCGGAGAAATGGAGGATATTATGTTTAATCTCTTTGAACAGAAACCAAACCGCACGTTAAGGCAACTGATCCAAGAGACAAACCAACCAGAAGTATGTTATGTTTTCTGCTTATTTTCTTTCTGATTGCCTTATAATATCTGGTTTACAGTACTATCATAATCTTTCCGTTTCCAAATCAATGTAagatctttccatttccaagtTTCTGCTACATAGCACGAAATTTAGGCAACGCATTTTGATGCGAAAAGCATAGTTTAAAGGCAGCTACATAAGAAACTGTATCCTACATTATGTCATACAAACGCTACTCTCGGTTAGATATCTTATACCAGGAAGTCTAGAATTTTTGCATCGCCGGAAATACATGGGAGTGGCATTAACGCTGAAAGGTAAAACAGACCAAACCCAAGACTCCATTCTTTTGAACTTGTAACACCAATGAGGGTGATGATCTTGATTAACTGTGAGCCTTTTTTTTATCATCATTATGCTGGTACTTTAGGAAAATCCACCGTTCTTATGAATCGATGATTTGACACTGAACTTGTTTTTGGCAGCAATTTTTGAAAGACATACTCAAGGACATCTGTGTGTACAACAACAGGGGAGCTAATCAAGGGACGTATGAGCTGAAACCGGAATACAGGAAATCCGTCGAGGAGCAAACTCCCGATTAGGTTGTATGATATAGATTTAGTCCCTTTTCCGGGCAGATACCTCTCTTAAGTGATCATTCCTAGTTTTGTTTCTTCTTATACAACTGACTTGACTCTTCCTTTTTAGCAGAACCTGAATGTGTTCTTCAGCTTTCGGTATGAGCTAgccgaaaaatatgaaaaaagcaGTGTACGTTTTCAGCCTCAAATTGACTAAAATTCAGTATAAAATGGTTAATAATTGGGGATTTTAGTGAAGATATTTATTTTGGTCCTTGGGCTAAAGTCTAACTGCCCAAATAATACAATCTGTGACAAagtcaatatttttatttttattttacgtCAGCCATGACGTGGGTTTTAGGGGTGTACATAACTAAAGGTCTAAAGCAAGCCTGCCATCATATTAATGAGATTATCAGTCTTCCAATTTTCACTCATCCGATAAGATGTGGTTTATTATAACGCTTGAATTAATAACAATACATgatgttttaattataaatgaaattttttagcCAAATGCGCAATAGTTTTGATACTCTTGACAAATAAATTTCTCAAAACTCCAATTTTAGTACAAATAACCCTTCAAACATCATTTtgaaagaataatttttttacaaatcaCTTATCGTTTATGAGAAATTCGTCTCTTTTTGTTGGTTAGAAACGCTTATCATTTTAATCTATTTATACCGCTATTCTCAAACTTtggttataaatttttttgtataaaaagaaaactcaaaGACTCAAATTATTGCGTGTAGCAGTAACAATCCATCAGTGAAATATATAGTTTGACTCGAAATTATTCCTCActaaaaataaacaacaaaggaGACCACTAATTTACTTtaataatgtattttaaaaatcaaaattatcaaCTCAACTACTAGTACTACTTAGTGGtcgataataataataatttaacctCCAAATAAAACTAATCGAAACATGACTTGCCAAATTAAAAATGTGAAACATATCTCCTAGTAATTGCTTTACCCACCAACGCCCACTCTACCACTCATGAATCATCCCTTCCatgagaaaaatatattatacattttccttatttttcaaaataattgaGGGCCCTTtttattccctttttttttttttttttttttttgctcaaacgatattatttacactaaggagatAGGGTGGACctagtctcacaatgagctaacaataatgtgattcaaattcgtctttggcgagaattgaacctaagatttctcacttacaagtgaagaggaataacactagactgtagtactaagtgataaTTGAGGGATTATTTGAAAgcgtatttaaaaataatatttttaaattttaaaagcacataaaatattttttgtaagAAGCACTAGTTATTTTATGTGACGTCAATTCTTTCAtaagattcacttgcattttactaagaattggctTCAAAAACATTTCACTAAAAACAATTTTAGATAtttcaaaagcacttccaaatgagTGTTTAGATAacgaaaaattaataaattaagcccaccacaaaaacaaacataaacCGAAAAAGCACGTGGTGCACACACCAAGAGCGACTTGGACCGGGGTGGGCCCCGCACCCCAAAAGTTGGAAACGTTCAGCAAGCCGCCACGTCAGATATGGGACCAAAATGCGGCAGGCCCCGTTCACGTTCCTAAACCCCAAAGACTCGAAAGTAGAAAGCGTGTGCTCACCAGACGACGTCGTCTTCATCCTCTCTCaagccctttctctctctacaaaacccaaaacgaAAGTCAATATTTTCAGTTCGACCAAACACACCGATACCTTTCCTctccgtcttcttcttcttcctcctcctcctttagCATTCTCGCTGTCATCGGATTTTTGCCCCTCCGAAAAACCTTTCTCAAGGTACGATTTCTCTCTCCTCGCTTTTGGGTTCTTGTAATTTCGTGTAATTTTCTGGTTTCTAATTTGCGGTTTCGTGAATCGTGATTGTAATTCTCTGAAGTTTCTGCATTTCTTGGCTTTAATGATTCTTGGATTCGTAATCTTGCTTGAATTTGTGCTGCGATTGATGTGTTTTGGTGGATTCTTGGGATTCTGGGTTTTGAAATGAGTTGGGTAATGTGTCGATGATGTCGATGCTCGATTTCTGGGTCAATTTATTTTCTTGGGGAATTGAATCTTGAGAATTTCGAGTTTGGTGTCGGATTTGAGTTCATGAACGGTCTGGGTTAACGGGTTTTAAACATTATAGTAGTCTAATAGCtgattaaattataatttacaTTAATGGTTTTTTGTGAATTAATCAAGACCATAATTTGATGACAACTTTCTTGAAGTTCTTGTGTCTGAGTAAAATCTATTTGTTTTGGGGCTTTTGGCGGTAGGTTGGTTTAGAACTTTAAGAAATCTTTAATTTTCGACTGGGTTATTTTGCAACAACTGATGCTTTCGATGGTTCTTTAATCGTTTGGTTCGACCCGGATTTGATTTTCTTATATGCAAGAGAGAGGATCGATGTCTGATTTCAGACATGTTGATATTTTTGGTGTTTGTGAGCTCATGGTTTTGTGGCGGAGTTACTGATTATTCATTGTTCCTCTGTGCGCAGGTTAATTTTTTGGACATTAGAGATGGATtcctttttcaatttcaaagctCCAAGTGACGATTGTGTGCCGTCTGAGCTAGACATTCTCAAATGCCCATTTTTGAGAAACATTAATGAGCCCACCAATTTTTCCTTCGCCTCATCCTTGGCGTTCCCAGTGCCCGTAAGTTATCCTTTTTCCGATTTGAATCTACTATTGTTGCCTGGTACTAGACTTAATTGAAATTGCGGCATTTTCCTGACAttgctttcttcttttcctgATCAGGGACGTGGAGCCAAAGGTCCAATTTTTGAAGATGGTCCCAATTTTGACATGGCGTTTCGGCTTTTCCATGGGAGTGACGGAGTTGTCCCGCTTTCTGGAGGATCATATGTGCATTCTGACATAGTTGAGCCTCAACCAGCCCCACCTGTGTTTAATCCATTAGCTGCAAGGGCAGCTGCGATCAGTCTCTCATCCTTTGGTGCTGGAGGGCCATTCAGTTTCGATGCATTCCATAAGAAATGGAAGAACCAGCAAAAGAAATCTAATTCCTCGAAGAAGGATTCTACTTCAAAGGTAAATTGACGGTTGCTTCCAAGTACTAATTTCCCAGCGTATTGAGTAATTGAAACTGCCTgtgattttgttggttttttcgTATTTTGTGTCATTGAACAAATTTCTAATAATGGTTGAAATTTGATGTTTCAGGGAGGAAATTCTAATCACGAGGCAGTGAGCAATGAGTGGCTGCAATCCGGAAGCTGTCCGATCGCAAAGTCATACCGTGCTGTTAGCGGTGTCATTCCACTAGTCGCAAAGGCTTTTCAGCCCCCTCCAGGCATGAAAATCAAGTGCCCGCCTGCAATAGTTGCTGCCCGAGCAGCCCTGTCGCGAACTGCATTTGCAAAGAACCTCCGCCCGCAACCCCTTCCTGCAAAAGTACTTGTGATTGGAGCAATGGGCATGGCAGCCAATGTTCCTTTAGGTATATGGAGAGAGCACACCCAGAAATTCTCACTATCTTGGTTCGCGGCTGTGCATGCAGCTGTCCCATTCATAGCCGTACTCCGGAAGTCTGTGCTGATGCCTAAATCAGCCATGGCGTTTACCATTGCCGCATCAGTACTTGGACAGGTCATTGGCTCCAGAGCAGAAAGGTACCGTCTGAAAGCAGTGGCTTCTAAAAAATTACCTCTGACTGAAACCTCCGCTGGTGGTGCGACAAGCGAGTTACAGGTGCTCCAGGTGAAAACCGGTCACTGCAATGCAATTGAGGAGTGGAATTCGGTTGGCCTTCAGGTGGCGCGTCCTTCGTCATCCACAGATGTGTTCTGCTGATTTCGTTGTATTTTGATGGCAGCGGATCGATCTGTTCCGTCGTCTCCATGTATTATGCAGGGTATAATTCTCTGTTCCATTTGTGACTCCAAACACTGTCCAAGTTTTCTGAAGACTTGAGAGAAGAATAAATATATAATGCGGATTACCATTTTTTCATCAAGATATTTCCTTCCCTTCCGGTTTTATGGTTTTGTGTAGAATTTTGCGGTCTCGAggcattttcttcatttcttgtaCATTGGCCGGCAATTGTGGCTACAACTTGCACGCTCACCGAGTGGTTCTCTCATCCTTTGAATGCCCAAGTGAGGGCTCGCTTTTAAGTACTTATTGAGTTTTGACTGAGTGCTCTTGACGACAACATTTCTTGAATCAATCCTTGGTGAAAAATgtgcttttagtcattttaaatgtAGTTCCAAACGATCCTTACTCATAAACATTACGAATGTCAATCATGCTGCCGATGGAGTGCTTTCGACAAATTTAAGGTGATTGAAGGCAAAGACGTCAGATCAGATCAGAGATGGAAAGCTCGCGAACATGGAATAAATATTTCTCCATCCATCCCTCTTCCCAACttcctgtattttttttttttttccataaaataCAACAAATACAAGATGCTCCTGCTTCTGCTGCAACATTACAACCacctaataaattaaaaaaaacaaaagcattttacccaaaaaacaagagaaaaagaaatagaCGGGTACTTCTAAACCGTCCGTTTTTGCCTATCATGTCGCTGACTGCATCGAACCAACATCAACCAAAAACTATTATACATGGCGCAGCAAATAAACAATTTGCCACTGAGGGAGCGCCAATGGCCAGGCCCAGCCCCCCCTGCAACCGTCTACTACCTGCCTATATCCCCTTGGTTCCCTCTCCACGACTCTTCCTCCCCGACAATGCTCCCCACCTGCCCCCCGTACTGCTCGGTTTTTGCATAGTGCATTCTAATGGCAGCCACGGGATCTGATACCCCCGTGCATGGACCCCCTACAAGGATCCCTCCCCTGGCCATGACATTCATCCCGACGATCGCCCTCCCTTGCTGCTGTAAGCTCGTGATTGCATCCAACCCATTTCGTCTTGGAATATCAAACATGTCTTGCCGCTGCTGCTTCACATCTACTGTAAATGGTTGCACTTTGGCACCACCATCCCGACCCCTGCTAAACACCGGATAATCAACAACTCCATTGCTACCATTAATCTCCATGCCAGGAAAAATTGACACGCCATTTATACTCCCATCGCTGGTCTTCACAACCGCCTGCAGTGGCTGCTGTTCCATTTGGGAAGAGGATGTAGGAAAGTTGCTAAATGCTGCAGGGTACTTGGCCAGCAAGATAGCTGAGTCAGGAAAAGATGAAAAACCAGTTCGCACTTTATTCCCTTCCCAAAACCCGCCATAACTTCTCCTGGGAACATTCTCGAGGCCCAAATAACTACCACAATCAAACTTCAGTAGGGGAGAACTCCCGTCAGCACTGTGATGCCCGGTGAACTTTAAGTTAGATGCCTTGTTGCTTAATTGATGGTTATGCGCTCCCTCTTCATTCTCATGGATGCTGGAAGTTGACTTGGATGGGTTGCTAAGTATCTTACCAAATAGTTTCACATCACCATTCCTGCTTGGTTTATCTGAATCTGACGAACTCCATGAATGGGCTTTTCGAGAGTCGCCTGGTTGTTCTACCTTTAGGGGCACAGGAGGAAAATCAACCTCAGAACATGGAGGCGTACAATTCCCAAATTGAAGAAAGCCATCTTGTGTCATATAATGCCCATTGATATTTCTGTCTGGCTTAGCTTCAGATAAATTACCACAACTTATATCCCCGTTTGTCTCTTTCTTGGTTGCTATTTGCAATGGATAGCCTCTGATAACTTGCGAAGGTTCGACATTTGTGTATACCGGAAAACCTGACAAGTGCTTGCTACTATCATCCTCACCAACAGATTTAGAACACTGATGATCTCTACCCTCCTGCAGATCCGGGGTTGATGACAACCTATCTTGGTCAAGGGATTTCTCGCATTCAATGGCAGCAGAATCTTGTCCCGCTGTATCTGCAGTCGCAAGAGGATTCACAAGTGGCAATGAGATGACTGAAGGCTTTTGCACAGAATTCAGCTCAACAGAAACTTCATACAGGTACTCAGGGTTAAGACCTGAACAAGAACCATCGGTTGCCTGGTCAGAAGCATTGCCACACAAATCGTGTACTGAAACTGGTATGTGACATCCACTTTTACCTCTATTGGTTCTTTCATCTCCCCCCTCCAATTCCTTTCCAAATCGATCAAAAGAATTTTGACCCACCAATTTTTCCCCAACCATACATTCAGGATTAGGTGTGTCAGAGTTGATTCCCTCACCAACAGGTAGTGATTCTGCAACCAAAATTCCGTTTTCAGTCACATTACCTCCCATAGCACCGGAATCCATGATATCAGTGTCATCACCAAAAGCAAGAAATTTGAGAGGCTTACCATCTCCATGATCTACTTCTGCCATCGCATTGTTTTCCTCTGGTCTGAGTGGGCTTGTTTGCAATTTCATGCTCTCCGCAGGATCAGCTTCATCGTCATTCATGTTTGTGACAGATGACGGCAAGTCCTCGTTCATGTTACAGCCTGACTTGTCACTGGAAATACCCGAACCGGTTTCCAGATCACAGGCATCTTCAGCGTCACTCCCACCTCCATTAGCATCATCACCAAGAGATGTTCCATTTCCAGGCCGCGGATGCACTAAATCAAGGCCAAGGCACTTCCGAGCCTTGCTAAAGAAAACCTTGCATTGATGCTCAGACCTTGATCTAATGCATCGCGAGATCATAGCAAAATCCTTTCCATAGGATGACACTGCCTGAATAAAGCTAGACTTCTCCTCGTCTGTCCAGTCAGAAGGATCCATTTCTCCACAACTTTCGTCTGAGCAAGTCTCATCATCCACATTATGCATTACATCAGGTGTCAAAGGTCGCCTTACTACGGAATCCACTTTCTGGCACTTCCACTCCCGATAAGACTCAACAGGATCAATGGAACTAGTGATGCAAGAACTCACAGCCTCAGATGAAATCGAACCACATATACCTGCTAAAACATCAGCAGCAGCTGTTTCTCTTTTATTGCCAATAGTATCAAAACTGCAAGGCCTTTCAACCATGGTATCATCACCATGAGATGTATTGGTATTCTTGTACCCTCCCAAAATTAACCTTCTCGAATATGTCTGTCGATTTCTTGTACTACTTTCAGCATGAGCTGCAATTGCTGAAGCAGCACCCAAAATATCAAGGGAAGCAGCATGCATCTCACGATTCCACTTTTTCTCATTTGAAATTAAGTAGGTATTGGCCGAGGACTTTTCTTGTTTAGCCATATCAGGTTTCTTCTTTGCTTTCTTAAAGCAATCAGACTTGTGGTTTTTGTAGTAAAACTCAACACAGTCAGCAGTCGTCTTGTGATCAAGAAACGAAGCAATTTTCCTGAAATCCTTCCCATAGATGGTTAGCTTTTGGATGAAAAGTTCTTTCTCTTCTGGCTTCCATGGGTTCATCAAAGCCCTTTCATTCTCAACAGCACAGGGATCT is a window from the Pyrus communis chromosome 16, drPyrComm1.1, whole genome shotgun sequence genome containing:
- the LOC137720876 gene encoding uncharacterized protein isoform X1, with translation MPPEPLPWDRKDFFKERKHERSESLGSVARWRDSPHHAPRDFNRWPSGDFRRPPGHGKQGASHVFSDDSGHGCGSSRSGDKMLEDESFRPSFSRGDGRYGRNSRDNRGPPYSQRESKGHSWDARSGSPNMPGRPNHNEQKSQDDMLTYSSHQLSDFGSTWDRIQKDQLDRMGGSTGLGAGQKCERENSLGSIDWKPLKWTRSGSLSSRVSGFSHLSSSKSMGPVDSNEAMVDSQPKNATPVQSPSGEATTGVTSAASSEETTSRKKPRLGWGEGLAKYEKKKVEVPDASMNNDGAVCSVGNTEPAHSLSSSLPDKSPRVTIFLDCASPATPSSVVCSSSPGVEEKSFSKAVNIDNDIRNICGSPGHMSQSHHEGFSFQLEKLDSNSIVNLDSSLLELLQSDDPSSVDSSIRRPTALNKLLIWKGEISKVLEVTESEIDSLENELKALNSDSGGSCPHPATSSSLPVEDKDKSCKEHVTNLITLPTALQIHSSGDTDVQKMCVDNRDQVEFCGIVNDEDIDSPGTATSKFVESLPLVSSSDMMNQTGCSEDWDPIQTTIGEGTCSVPSRCTEKTDPSTCGNSSMLLDKEIVAPACGVVDKLSDSIFSANKEFASRASDIFSKLLPKEQYEVDPSGVSVPSSWKNDPLIKEKFAKRKQHLRFMERVVTLKFKAFQHLWKEDMHLLSMRKYRSKSHKNIELSLRATNNGHQKHRSSIRSRFSTPAGSLNLVPTTETINFTNKLLSDSQVKLYRNSLKMPALILDKKEKMATRFVSSNGLVEDPCAVENERALMNPWKPEEKELFIQKLTIYGKDFRKIASFLDHKTTADCVEFYYKNHKSDCFKKAKKKPDMAKQEKSSANTYLISNEKKWNREMHAASLDILGAASAIAAHAESSTRNRQTYSRRLILGGYKNTNTSHGDDTMVERPCSFDTIGNKRETAAADVLAGICGSISSEAVSSCITSSIDPVESYREWKCQKVDSVVRRPLTPDVMHNVDDETCSDESCGEMDPSDWTDEEKSSFIQAVSSYGKDFAMISRCIRSRSEHQCKVFFSKARKCLGLDLVHPRPGNGTSLGDDANGGGSDAEDACDLETGSGISSDKSGCNMNEDLPSSVTNMNDDEADPAESMKLQTSPLRPEENNAMAEVDHGDGKPLKFLAFGDDTDIMDSGAMGGNVTENGILVAESLPVGEGINSDTPNPECMVGEKLVGQNSFDRFGKELEGGDERTNRGKSGCHIPVSVHDLCGNASDQATDGSCSGLNPEYLYEVSVELNSVQKPSVISLPLVNPLATADTAGQDSAAIECEKSLDQDRLSSTPDLQEGRDHQCSKSVGEDDSSKHLSGFPVYTNVEPSQVIRGYPLQIATKKETNGDISCGNLSEAKPDRNINGHYMTQDGFLQFGNCTPPCSEVDFPPVPLKVEQPGDSRKAHSWSSSDSDKPSRNGDVKLFGKILSNPSKSTSSIHENEEGAHNHQLSNKASNLKFTGHHSADGSSPLLKFDCGSYLGLENVPRRSYGGFWEGNKVRTGFSSFPDSAILLAKYPAAFSNFPTSSSQMEQQPLQAVVKTSDGSINGVSIFPGMEINGSNGVVDYPVFSRGRDGGAKVQPFTVDVKQQRQDMFDIPRRNGLDAITSLQQQGRAIVGMNVMARGGILVGGPCTGVSDPVAAIRMHYAKTEQYGGQVGSIVGEEESWRGNQGDIGR